One window from the genome of Spirosoma rhododendri encodes:
- a CDS encoding S8 family serine peptidase, translating to MANLPPRNYILLPRTGIQFSDATPTTRDAIKSLTVDTRLRDVLAGDLTNVAVVLDSTDGQGAKLVQLSESELPLLRAQLPGVLIVPEVFYYPQLFRESIRTVARPLQGQAKVALKIQLVEAKTTKPVAGATVVAFTNFADRTGEQATSDAQGVVSFKNITNQKIDQLYVYPKVGYWSYWKQKVTLKTGDKLPIQPVKLDYQNAKSFFYPAPADGEPNGSGLTVGVIDTGAGPHPDLNIAGGACTVTGDDPKDFADVDEHGSHVSGIIAAQGTPPTGVRGIAPGATLRAYRVFGRNSNGASNFAIIKAIEQAVADKCDLLNMSLGGGPVDTATQEAITFAYQNGTLCFVATGNDGRQPVSFPASFSLSLAVSAMGRKGTFPANTTDAPNVAAPFGTDKKNFIAAFSNVGSSVDFTGPGVGIVSTVPGGYSPLSGTSMACPAATGIAARLLSGHPDLVKMPRNAARSDAMIQQLAKYVRPMGFGPTFEGTGMLLLPDGTTPPTVS from the coding sequence ATGGCCAACCTACCACCCCGAAACTACATTCTGCTGCCCCGCACGGGCATTCAGTTTTCCGACGCTACCCCCACCACGCGCGACGCCATTAAGAGCCTCACCGTCGACACCCGCCTGCGCGATGTGCTGGCGGGCGACCTGACCAATGTGGCGGTTGTGCTCGACTCGACCGACGGGCAGGGTGCGAAGCTGGTACAGCTTTCCGAGTCCGAGCTGCCCTTACTGCGGGCGCAACTGCCGGGTGTGCTGATCGTGCCGGAGGTGTTTTATTATCCGCAGCTGTTCCGCGAAAGCATTCGCACCGTTGCGCGACCGTTACAGGGGCAGGCGAAGGTGGCGCTGAAAATTCAACTCGTCGAGGCTAAAACAACGAAACCGGTAGCCGGGGCAACAGTCGTCGCGTTTACCAACTTTGCCGATCGAACGGGCGAACAGGCGACATCGGATGCGCAGGGTGTCGTGTCGTTCAAGAACATAACGAACCAGAAAATCGACCAGTTGTACGTGTACCCCAAAGTGGGTTACTGGAGTTACTGGAAGCAGAAAGTAACGCTCAAAACGGGCGACAAACTACCGATTCAGCCCGTCAAGCTCGATTATCAAAACGCCAAATCGTTTTTCTACCCTGCCCCGGCCGACGGCGAACCGAACGGCAGCGGCCTGACAGTGGGCGTTATCGACACGGGCGCGGGGCCCCATCCGGACCTCAATATTGCGGGCGGAGCCTGCACCGTTACGGGCGACGATCCGAAAGACTTTGCCGACGTCGACGAGCATGGTTCGCACGTGTCAGGCATCATTGCCGCGCAGGGCACACCCCCGACCGGCGTACGCGGTATCGCGCCCGGTGCCACACTGCGGGCGTATCGTGTGTTTGGCCGCAACAGCAACGGTGCGTCGAACTTCGCGATTATCAAAGCCATTGAGCAGGCCGTGGCCGACAAGTGCGACCTGCTGAACATGAGCCTGGGTGGTGGGCCGGTGGACACGGCGACGCAGGAAGCCATCACCTTTGCGTACCAGAACGGCACGCTCTGCTTCGTGGCAACGGGGAACGATGGTCGGCAGCCGGTCAGCTTTCCGGCTTCGTTTTCGCTGTCGCTGGCGGTCAGTGCGATGGGGCGCAAAGGCACGTTCCCGGCCAACACCACCGACGCGCCCAACGTAGCGGCTCCGTTTGGCACCGACAAAAAGAATTTTATCGCGGCTTTCTCGAACGTCGGCTCCAGTGTCGACTTTACCGGGCCGGGTGTCGGCATTGTGTCGACGGTGCCGGGTGGGTATTCGCCCCTGAGCGGTACGTCGATGGCCTGCCCGGCCGCAACGGGTATCGCGGCACGGCTGCTGTCGGGGCACCCCGATCTGGTTAAGATGCCACGCAATGCCGCCCGGTCCGACGCGATGATTCAGCAGTTGGCAAAGTACGTTCGCCCGATGGGTTTTGGCCCTACGTTCGAGGGAACCGGGATGCTGCTTCTGCCCGACGGAACGACCCCACCAACCGTTTCGTAA
- a CDS encoding UDP-glucuronic acid decarboxylase family protein — protein MKRVLITGGAGFLGSHLCDRFIKEGYHVIAMDNLITGDIRNLEHLFKLPNFEFYHHDVSKFIHVPGELDYILHFASPASPIDYLKIPIQTLKVGSLGIHNCLGLARVKKARVLIASTSEIYGDPTIHPQPEEYWGNVNPVGPRGVYDEAKRFQEAMTMAYHTYHGLETRIVRIFNTYGPRMRLNDGRVLPAFIGQALRGEDLTVFGDGSQTRSFCYVDDLVEGIYRLLLSDYAYPVNVGNPSEITIKEFGEEIIKLTGTTQKLVFKELPKDDPKQRQPDITKAKAILGWEPKVSRSEGLRITYEYFKNLPEEELYHAAYHREFAKK, from the coding sequence ATGAAACGAGTACTTATTACCGGCGGGGCCGGCTTTTTGGGCTCGCACCTGTGCGACCGGTTTATCAAGGAAGGGTATCACGTAATTGCGATGGACAACCTGATCACAGGCGACATCCGCAACCTTGAGCACCTGTTCAAACTGCCGAATTTCGAGTTCTATCACCACGACGTATCGAAGTTCATCCACGTGCCGGGTGAGCTGGACTACATTCTGCACTTCGCGTCGCCGGCCAGCCCGATCGATTACCTGAAAATCCCGATTCAGACGCTGAAAGTGGGATCGCTGGGTATTCACAATTGCCTGGGTCTGGCGCGGGTGAAGAAAGCCCGCGTGCTGATCGCATCGACGTCGGAAATCTACGGTGACCCGACAATCCACCCACAGCCCGAAGAGTACTGGGGTAACGTAAACCCGGTTGGCCCGCGCGGTGTGTACGACGAAGCCAAGCGTTTTCAGGAAGCGATGACGATGGCCTACCATACCTACCACGGGCTGGAAACGCGCATTGTCCGGATTTTTAACACCTACGGCCCCCGCATGCGGCTGAACGACGGTCGGGTATTGCCCGCTTTCATCGGCCAGGCCCTGCGCGGTGAAGACCTGACGGTGTTTGGTGATGGTAGTCAGACGCGTTCGTTCTGCTACGTCGACGATCTGGTAGAAGGCATCTACCGCCTGTTGTTGAGCGACTACGCTTACCCGGTCAACGTCGGTAATCCGTCGGAGATCACGATCAAAGAGTTTGGCGAGGAGATCATCAAGCTGACCGGCACAACGCAGAAGCTGGTTTTCAAAGAGCTGCCCAAAGACGATCCGAAGCAGCGGCAACCTGATATTACCAAGGCGAAAGCGATTCTCGGCTGGGAACCGAAAGTTTCCCGTTCGGAAGGATTGCGCATCACCTATGAATACTTCAAGAACCTACCCGAAGAAGAGCTGTACCACGCGGCTTATCACCGGGAGTTCGCTAAAAAATAG
- the nspC gene encoding carboxynorspermidine decarboxylase, with the protein MNSPLLQYLDNPTGTSIPSPCFVLEEAKLRRNLQLIDSVQKSAGVTIILALKGFSMFSAFPLVREYLSGATASSLNEIRLVNEYMNVPAHSYIPAYRDDEFAEVLTRSSHLTFNSWSQWERFSGRVAAYNAQRQADGKPTVSCGIRVNPQYSEVATDMYNPCVPGSRLGSTRDQLPDQLPDGLDGIHFHTLCENDSFTLERTLTALESRFDALLHQAKWVNFGGGHLMTREGYDTDHLIGLLKAFREKYNVDIILEPGSAIAWQTGVLVSTVLDVVDSQGIDVAILDTSFAAHMPDTLEMPYKPRILNSYHEPVAGKPTYRLGGMTCLAGDFMGDYSFDAPLQIGDQLVFDDMIHYTMVKTSTFNGVNLPSIGVWKEDEAFSLIRSYGYESFKDRLS; encoded by the coding sequence ATGAATTCGCCCCTGCTACAGTACCTCGACAATCCCACCGGAACGAGCATTCCCTCTCCCTGTTTCGTGCTCGAAGAAGCTAAACTCCGCCGGAATCTTCAGCTCATTGATTCGGTGCAGAAATCGGCCGGTGTTACGATCATTCTGGCCCTGAAAGGCTTTTCGATGTTCAGCGCCTTCCCGCTCGTACGCGAGTATCTGAGTGGCGCAACCGCTTCATCACTCAACGAGATCAGGCTGGTAAACGAGTACATGAACGTACCGGCGCATTCGTACATCCCAGCCTACCGCGACGACGAATTTGCCGAAGTCCTGACCCGCAGCAGCCACCTGACGTTCAACTCCTGGAGTCAGTGGGAGCGGTTCAGCGGGCGGGTTGCGGCTTACAATGCCCAACGACAGGCCGACGGCAAACCAACAGTCTCGTGCGGCATCCGGGTCAACCCGCAGTATTCGGAAGTAGCCACGGATATGTACAACCCCTGCGTACCCGGCTCCCGGCTTGGCTCGACCCGCGATCAGCTACCCGACCAACTCCCCGACGGGCTGGATGGTATTCACTTCCACACGCTCTGCGAAAACGATTCGTTTACGCTCGAACGGACGCTGACAGCCCTCGAAAGTCGCTTCGATGCGCTGCTGCACCAGGCCAAATGGGTCAACTTCGGCGGGGGTCACCTGATGACCCGCGAAGGCTACGACACCGATCACCTGATCGGTTTGCTGAAAGCGTTTCGGGAAAAATATAACGTCGACATCATTCTAGAACCCGGCTCGGCCATCGCCTGGCAGACGGGCGTCCTCGTTTCGACGGTTCTCGACGTGGTCGACAGTCAGGGTATCGACGTGGCCATTCTCGATACCTCGTTTGCGGCCCACATGCCCGACACGCTCGAAATGCCCTATAAGCCCCGCATTCTGAATTCGTACCACGAGCCCGTCGCGGGCAAACCGACATACCGGCTCGGCGGCATGACCTGCCTGGCGGGTGACTTCATGGGCGACTACTCGTTCGATGCTCCGCTCCAAATTGGCGACCAATTGGTTTTCGATGACATGATTCACTACACGATGGTTAAAACAAGCACGTTTAATGGCGTTAACCTGCCTAGCATCGGCGTCTGGAAAGAAGATGAAGCATTCTCGCTGATACGCTCCTACGGCTACGAGAGTTTCAAAGACCGCCTGAGCTAA
- a CDS encoding GlsB/YeaQ/YmgE family stress response membrane protein yields the protein MGFLVSILVGAVAGWLADLVFKRFSFSLIVQILLGIVGGFVGGLIFGKSTGILDNILTSFVGAVIVLGIAALIKGQQKTV from the coding sequence ATGGGCTTCCTTGTTTCTATTCTCGTTGGGGCGGTGGCCGGATGGCTGGCTGACCTCGTGTTCAAACGGTTCTCGTTTTCGCTGATCGTTCAGATCCTGCTGGGTATCGTTGGTGGTTTCGTCGGCGGATTGATTTTTGGTAAATCAACTGGTATCCTCGACAACATCCTGACCTCGTTCGTCGGAGCGGTAATCGTACTTGGTATTGCAGCCTTGATAAAAGGGCAACAGAAGACGGTCTAG
- a CDS encoding acyl-CoA dehydrogenase family protein encodes MVNEIVENQELIAQSVRDLSERLIRPNVRQWDESQYFPADLFRKLGEQGLMGMLVPEAYGGAGLGYREYVAAIVELSRVDGAVGLSMAAHNSLCTNHILLFGNDDQKATYLPRLASGEWLGAWGLTEPNTGSDAGNMRTTAVRVGDDWVLNGAKNFITHGRSGQVAVVIARTGEPNTPHNATAFIVERGTPGFSGGKKEDKLGMRASETAEMLFEDCRISDSQRLGAVGDGFVQSLKVLDGGRISIAALSLGIAWGAYDAALAYAQERQQFGQPIASFQGISFKLADMATDVEAAKLLTYQAADLKDEGKTVTKQSAMAKLFASEAAVRVANEAVQVFGGYGYIKDFPVEKFYRDAKLCTIGEGTSEIQKLVISRQILK; translated from the coding sequence ATGGTTAACGAAATTGTAGAAAACCAAGAATTAATAGCGCAATCAGTTCGTGATTTAAGCGAGCGTCTGATCCGCCCAAACGTCCGGCAGTGGGACGAAAGTCAGTATTTTCCCGCCGATCTCTTTCGCAAACTGGGCGAGCAGGGGCTGATGGGTATGCTCGTACCGGAAGCCTATGGTGGTGCCGGACTGGGCTACCGGGAATATGTTGCCGCGATCGTTGAACTGTCACGGGTCGACGGGGCGGTGGGCCTGTCGATGGCTGCCCATAACTCACTCTGTACGAACCACATTCTACTGTTTGGCAACGACGATCAGAAGGCTACTTACCTGCCCCGGCTGGCATCGGGTGAGTGGCTCGGAGCCTGGGGTCTGACCGAGCCTAACACCGGCTCCGACGCGGGTAACATGCGAACTACGGCCGTGCGGGTAGGTGATGACTGGGTGCTCAATGGGGCCAAAAACTTTATTACGCACGGGCGCAGCGGGCAGGTTGCGGTGGTCATTGCCCGGACGGGCGAACCAAACACTCCGCACAACGCCACGGCCTTTATCGTTGAGCGGGGCACGCCCGGTTTTTCGGGTGGTAAAAAAGAAGATAAGCTGGGGATGCGGGCGTCCGAAACGGCCGAAATGCTGTTCGAAGACTGCCGGATATCCGATAGTCAGCGGCTGGGTGCCGTGGGTGACGGGTTTGTTCAGTCCCTGAAAGTGCTCGACGGGGGCCGCATTTCGATTGCCGCGCTCAGCCTGGGCATTGCCTGGGGGGCGTATGATGCAGCGTTGGCCTACGCGCAGGAACGCCAGCAATTCGGGCAACCTATCGCCAGCTTCCAGGGTATCAGCTTTAAACTGGCCGACATGGCGACCGATGTAGAAGCGGCCAAACTGCTGACTTATCAGGCGGCTGATTTGAAAGACGAAGGTAAAACCGTAACAAAGCAATCGGCAATGGCAAAGCTGTTTGCGTCGGAAGCGGCCGTCCGGGTGGCTAACGAAGCCGTACAGGTATTCGGCGGTTACGGCTATATCAAAGATTTTCCCGTCGAAAAATTCTACCGCGACGCCAAGCTTTGTACCATCGGCGAAGGAACGAGCGAGATTCAGAAGCTGGTTATCTCGCGGCAGATATTGAAGTAG
- a CDS encoding SDR family NAD(P)-dependent oxidoreductase — translation MSTLKNHVIIITGAGSGIGRQLAIQAAATGAPVIATDINLNGLAETNRLAGGAVTTRQLDVSDAASIQRFADETIPALGNRPLILVNNAGVALSSGPFATTELDDFEWLLSINLWGVIRMTKAFLPYMTEHNAGHIVNLSSVFGLAGVMNQSAYSTAKFGVRGFSDVLRMELLDTPIKVTCVHPGGIKTAIASSARQGKNTPVTDAMKQNAVSSFEKAARTTPDEAARQIWRGVEQDKARVLIGADARQIEWLTRLLPTRYVQIIRSKIERTFNTEG, via the coding sequence ATGTCCACCCTGAAGAATCACGTCATCATCATCACCGGAGCCGGGTCGGGCATTGGGCGGCAGTTGGCCATACAGGCTGCCGCAACGGGCGCGCCGGTCATTGCCACCGACATCAACCTCAATGGGCTGGCCGAAACCAACCGGCTGGCGGGTGGTGCGGTAACGACCCGCCAGCTCGACGTGTCGGATGCCGCATCGATTCAGCGGTTTGCCGACGAAACGATTCCGGCGCTCGGCAACCGCCCGCTGATACTGGTCAACAATGCGGGCGTAGCGCTCAGCAGCGGCCCCTTCGCCACGACGGAGCTGGACGATTTCGAGTGGCTGCTCAGCATCAATCTGTGGGGCGTCATCCGCATGACAAAAGCCTTTCTACCGTATATGACGGAGCACAACGCGGGGCATATCGTCAACCTGTCGAGCGTGTTCGGGCTGGCGGGGGTGATGAATCAGTCGGCGTATAGCACGGCGAAGTTCGGCGTTCGGGGGTTCAGCGACGTGTTGCGGATGGAACTGCTCGACACGCCGATCAAGGTAACGTGCGTACACCCCGGCGGCATCAAAACCGCCATTGCTTCCAGCGCCCGGCAGGGGAAAAACACGCCTGTTACGGACGCGATGAAGCAAAACGCGGTCAGCAGCTTCGAGAAAGCCGCCCGCACAACGCCCGACGAGGCCGCCCGGCAGATCTGGCGCGGGGTCGAACAGGACAAAGCGCGGGTGCTGATCGGGGCCGACGCCCGGCAGATCGAGTGGCTGACGCGCCTGCTGCCAACCCGCTACGTGCAGATTATTCGCAGCAAGATCGAGCGGACGTTCAACACTGAAGGCTGA
- a CDS encoding type II toxin-antitoxin system VapC family toxin codes for MVAAYLVDTNVLIDYLADALPAEYTYLVNELIDNDELYISVITQIELLCFEAPEAYNQSCQNLISLAHTVPLQDPAIIDKAISIRKTARIKLPDAVVAATAITLNRSLLSRNERDFKRVDELQYRNPYH; via the coding sequence ATGGTAGCTGCTTATCTAGTCGACACCAATGTGTTGATCGATTATCTGGCAGACGCATTACCCGCTGAGTACACGTATCTGGTGAATGAGCTAATCGACAACGACGAACTGTATATATCGGTCATTACCCAGATTGAATTACTTTGTTTTGAGGCACCTGAAGCATATAATCAGTCGTGCCAAAACCTGATTTCGTTGGCGCACACGGTACCGTTGCAGGATCCAGCCATTATTGATAAAGCGATCAGTATTCGCAAAACAGCCCGAATAAAATTGCCAGATGCGGTGGTGGCGGCAACGGCTATCACACTCAACCGGTCACTGTTGAGTCGAAATGAGCGGGACTTCAAACGAGTTGATGAACTCCAGTACCGGAATCCGTATCACTAA
- a CDS encoding putative maltokinase → MTTSPPFASPVAWSDAGQHTDIWSDLCQTLLPPYINTCRWFAGKARQQTGLQMRAVMPLLIDAESGKVAYLTILTVSYADGNPESYLLPLSFVSDRATKERTFGVADVPDKGRIGEVQLAGKAGLLIDAIYDERFRNALFNAIYDNQTMAMPEGQIRFQRGQGLDEGDRSLPSRVLPVDSSNSAMTFGDKYFMKLYRKLFRETNPEVDMVAFLTDVGQFTHIPAFGGSFVWERDGIADVTLGMVQRMVPNDKDSWGQTGDYLNDFLYAVPQRLFTIREDVFEKAELLGRRTGEMHNALYNPTASADFAPEPFTDEYRTFIINRFESLLEQRYTLLIDRYTELDPLAQRLAWVFMEAREMIEAFINDFRTRPLGSLRTRIHGDYHLGQVLATDTDFVIIDFEGEPESSITDRKIKHSPLKDVAGMIRSYHYAVSAKLFNSAETEDLDPAYLQRVSDRWFHLIRDTYLDAYFDTFGSPHPLFRNNNEINFLLLIYLLEKAVYELGYEISYRPSWVKIPLKGIIDVVTEIEKIRLSDGVTLSPDIPMLQKGLLR, encoded by the coding sequence ATGACTACTTCCCCACCCTTTGCATCGCCCGTAGCCTGGTCCGATGCAGGTCAGCATACCGATATCTGGTCGGACCTCTGCCAGACCCTGCTGCCTCCCTACATCAACACCTGTCGCTGGTTTGCCGGAAAGGCGCGTCAGCAAACGGGCTTGCAGATGCGGGCGGTTATGCCGCTGCTTATCGATGCCGAATCGGGCAAAGTGGCCTACCTGACCATTCTGACCGTCAGCTACGCCGATGGTAACCCCGAAAGTTACCTGCTCCCCCTGTCCTTCGTGTCGGATCGGGCTACGAAGGAGCGGACCTTCGGTGTGGCCGACGTACCCGACAAGGGGCGCATCGGTGAGGTCCAGTTGGCGGGTAAGGCAGGGCTGCTCATCGACGCGATTTACGACGAACGCTTCCGCAACGCGCTTTTCAACGCCATCTACGACAACCAGACAATGGCGATGCCGGAGGGGCAGATTCGGTTTCAGCGGGGGCAGGGGCTCGACGAAGGCGACCGGTCGCTACCATCGCGGGTACTGCCCGTCGATTCGAGCAATTCGGCCATGACCTTCGGCGACAAATACTTCATGAAGCTGTACCGCAAGCTATTTCGTGAAACCAATCCGGAGGTCGACATGGTCGCGTTTCTGACGGACGTCGGTCAGTTTACCCACATCCCGGCCTTTGGCGGCAGCTTCGTTTGGGAACGCGACGGCATTGCCGACGTGACCCTGGGCATGGTACAGCGGATGGTACCCAACGATAAAGATTCGTGGGGACAAACCGGCGACTACCTCAACGATTTTCTTTACGCCGTACCACAGCGACTGTTCACGATTCGGGAAGACGTGTTTGAGAAAGCGGAACTGCTGGGCCGACGAACCGGCGAAATGCACAACGCCCTTTACAATCCGACTGCCAGCGCCGACTTTGCCCCCGAGCCTTTCACCGACGAATACCGTACGTTTATCATCAACCGTTTCGAGTCGTTGCTCGAACAGCGGTACACGTTGCTGATTGATCGCTATACCGAGCTGGACCCACTGGCTCAGCGGCTGGCGTGGGTGTTTATGGAAGCCCGCGAGATGATCGAAGCCTTTATCAATGACTTCCGCACGCGTCCGCTGGGGTCGCTCCGCACCCGTATTCACGGCGATTACCACCTGGGGCAGGTGTTGGCAACGGATACTGATTTCGTCATTATCGACTTTGAGGGCGAACCCGAAAGCAGCATCACCGACCGCAAGATCAAGCATTCGCCCCTGAAAGATGTAGCCGGTATGATTCGCTCGTATCACTATGCCGTTAGCGCCAAGCTGTTCAATTCTGCCGAAACCGAAGACCTCGACCCGGCTTATCTACAACGTGTTTCCGACCGCTGGTTCCACCTCATCCGCGACACGTACCTCGACGCGTATTTCGACACCTTCGGCAGTCCGCACCCCCTCTTCAGGAACAACAACGAGATTAACTTCCTGCTGCTGATCTACCTGCTCGAAAAAGCGGTGTATGAGCTGGGTTACGAAATAAGTTATCGGCCGTCGTGGGTAAAAATTCCATTGAAAGGCATCATCGACGTCGTTACGGAGATCGAGAAAATCCGGCTCAGCGACGGCGTCACGCTCTCCCCCGACATTCCCATGCTGCAAAAAGGGCTGTTGCGGTAG
- a CDS encoding UDP-glucose dehydrogenase family protein gives MKLAVVGTGYVGLVTGTCFAETGNQVTCVDIDVRKVEKLNNGIIPIYEPGLDVLFNRNVEQGRLTFTTDLEEGIKGAEVIFLALPTPPGEDGSADLKYILKVASDLGPLLNQYAVIIDKSTVPVGTAEKVHAHIADNAKVDFDVVSNPEFLREGVAVEDFMKPDRVVIGTKSERAKTVMNRLYAPLVRQGNPIIFMDERSAEMTKYAANAFLATKITFMNEIANLCERAGANVDDIRRGIGTDSRIGKRFLFAGIGYGGSCFPKDVQALAKTAKDFDYDFKVLKSVMEVNDSQKVKMLPYVMNHFGNDLKGKTIAVWGLAFKPYTDDIREAPALDNIRALLEAGAKVTVYDPEAMENVRNIMGNSIVYAHTQYAALDDADALMIVTEWPLFRTPDFDKMNLLMKNQVIFDGRNVYEIDQMREMNYTYYSVGREAVLAPVEQKA, from the coding sequence ATGAAACTGGCAGTTGTAGGTACTGGGTACGTGGGACTCGTAACAGGCACTTGTTTCGCCGAAACCGGCAATCAGGTAACCTGCGTCGACATTGACGTGCGGAAAGTTGAGAAACTGAACAACGGTATTATTCCGATTTACGAACCCGGACTTGATGTTCTGTTCAACCGCAACGTAGAACAGGGGCGGCTGACGTTCACAACCGACCTGGAAGAGGGTATCAAGGGGGCTGAGGTGATCTTCCTCGCGCTGCCGACCCCGCCGGGCGAAGATGGATCGGCCGATCTGAAATACATCCTGAAAGTAGCGTCGGACCTGGGGCCGCTCCTGAATCAGTACGCGGTTATCATCGATAAAAGCACGGTACCGGTAGGAACTGCCGAGAAAGTGCACGCGCACATCGCCGACAATGCCAAAGTCGACTTCGACGTGGTGTCGAATCCTGAATTCCTGCGGGAAGGTGTGGCCGTTGAAGATTTCATGAAGCCGGATCGCGTCGTGATCGGCACCAAATCGGAGCGGGCAAAAACGGTGATGAATCGGCTTTACGCACCACTCGTGCGGCAGGGTAACCCTATCATCTTCATGGATGAGCGGTCTGCGGAGATGACCAAATATGCCGCTAACGCGTTCCTGGCCACGAAAATCACGTTTATGAACGAAATCGCCAACCTGTGCGAACGGGCAGGCGCCAACGTCGACGACATCCGGCGTGGTATTGGTACCGACAGCCGTATTGGCAAGCGTTTCCTGTTTGCCGGTATCGGCTACGGCGGTAGCTGCTTCCCGAAAGACGTACAGGCACTGGCGAAAACGGCGAAAGATTTCGATTACGATTTCAAAGTACTGAAGTCGGTGATGGAAGTTAACGACAGCCAGAAAGTGAAAATGCTGCCCTACGTGATGAACCACTTCGGCAACGACCTGAAAGGCAAGACCATTGCTGTGTGGGGTCTGGCTTTCAAACCCTACACCGACGATATTCGGGAAGCACCCGCTCTCGACAACATCCGGGCCCTGCTGGAAGCCGGTGCCAAGGTAACGGTATACGATCCCGAAGCCATGGAGAACGTGCGCAATATCATGGGCAACAGCATTGTTTACGCACACACGCAGTACGCGGCACTCGACGATGCCGATGCGCTGATGATCGTGACCGAATGGCCGCTGTTCCGCACCCCCGATTTCGACAAGATGAATCTGCTGATGAAAAATCAGGTCATCTTTGACGGTCGTAACGTGTACGAAATCGACCAGATGCGCGAAATGAACTACACCTATTACAGCGTCGGTCGCGAAGCCGTCCTGGCTCCCGTCGAGCAGAAAGCCTAA
- the pgeF gene encoding peptidoglycan editing factor PgeF, which yields MLSYTPAEAQQLPLYRVPGLFTSIDGLIAAESTRHGGVSPAPFAALNLGINTADDPANVDENRLRFFSAIGTTEFGFASAHQVHGTAVLHVTEAGRYEGYDALMTNVSDLLIGVTVADCVPILIYDSGQRAVAAVHAGWRGTVGRIVQETITQMQQQFGTQPADCHIYIGTCIDQHAFDIGPEVATQFDASLLGTNPQTGRTCADLKRANMNLCLAMGVPASQIEVSPFSTVANNDDYFSYRAEQGQTGRMLAVIGLKNT from the coding sequence ATGTTGAGTTATACACCAGCGGAAGCGCAGCAGCTGCCGCTTTACCGCGTTCCCGGTCTGTTTACGTCGATTGATGGGTTGATTGCTGCCGAAAGCACCCGGCACGGTGGGGTTAGCCCGGCCCCGTTCGCGGCATTGAACCTGGGCATCAACACCGCCGACGATCCGGCTAATGTTGACGAAAACCGGCTCCGCTTCTTCTCGGCCATCGGTACCACCGAGTTTGGGTTTGCCTCGGCGCATCAGGTACATGGCACGGCGGTGCTGCACGTAACGGAAGCCGGTCGGTACGAAGGCTACGACGCCCTGATGACGAACGTATCCGATCTGCTCATCGGTGTCACCGTGGCCGATTGTGTACCCATCCTGATTTACGACAGTGGGCAGCGGGCCGTAGCGGCCGTACACGCGGGCTGGCGCGGCACCGTCGGGCGGATTGTGCAGGAAACGATCACCCAGATGCAGCAGCAGTTTGGTACCCAACCCGCCGACTGCCATATATATATTGGTACCTGTATCGATCAGCACGCGTTCGACATTGGGCCGGAGGTAGCTACCCAGTTCGACGCGTCGCTCCTTGGTACTAACCCGCAAACGGGCCGCACCTGCGCCGACCTGAAACGGGCCAATATGAATTTGTGTCTGGCGATGGGGGTACCTGCGTCGCAGATCGAGGTGTCTCCCTTTTCGACCGTCGCAAACAACGACGATTACTTTTCGTACCGGGCTGAGCAGGGGCAGACGGGCCGGATGCTGGCCGTAATCGGATTAAAGAATACTTAA
- a CDS encoding T9SS type A sorting domain-containing protein, with translation MKTLVTSLLVAFTLVSSAVSFCEAKPIVRPVKQAAAYEVSMYTATNGNLRLALDKQKGGRVTVSMKNDKGNTLFTQYVGKRETQSRFMFDISALPDGVYTVEISNGAETKTQELTINTPKEQLPARQIALN, from the coding sequence ATGAAAACGCTCGTCACATCACTGCTCGTTGCCTTCACACTTGTTTCATCGGCTGTTTCGTTCTGCGAAGCCAAACCCATCGTCCGCCCGGTTAAGCAGGCAGCCGCCTATGAGGTGTCTATGTACACGGCAACGAACGGCAACCTTCGCCTGGCGCTCGACAAGCAAAAGGGCGGTCGGGTAACGGTCAGCATGAAAAACGATAAGGGCAACACGCTCTTCACCCAATACGTCGGCAAGCGCGAAACGCAGTCACGGTTTATGTTCGACATCAGCGCCCTGCCCGACGGCGTCTACACGGTTGAAATCTCCAACGGTGCTGAAACCAAAACGCAGGAGCTAACCATCAACACGCCGAAAGAACAACTGCCAGCGCGGCAGATTGCGCTGAACTAA